In Microbacterium binotii, one DNA window encodes the following:
- a CDS encoding O-acetylhomoserine aminocarboxypropyltransferase/cysteine synthase family protein: MADREYGFRTRAIHAGNIPDAVTGARALPIYQSSAFVFDDTEDAAARFALQKYGNIYSRLANPTTASFEERIASLEQGLGAVATSSGLSAQFITFASLAGAGDHIVASANLYGGSITQLDVTLRRFGVETTFVASADPADYAAAITDRTKAVFAETVANPSGEVADIEGLAAVAHAAGVPLVIDSTVATPYLCRPIEWGADIVVHSATKFLGGHGTSLGGVVVESGRFDWSGERFPLFTEPVPSYGGLEWSGNFGEYAFLTRLRAEQLRDIGPALAPHSAFLLAQGVETLPYRMKAHVENARAVAEWLDADPRVEYVTWAGLPGHIHHDRAKKYLPEGPGAVFSFGVKGGRAAGRTFIESVDLASHLANIGDAKTLVIHPASTTHAQLTEQQLIDGGVLPGLVRISVGIEDVDDIIYDLDQALAAAQEA, translated from the coding sequence ATGGCCGACCGCGAATACGGCTTCCGCACGCGTGCCATCCACGCCGGCAACATCCCCGACGCCGTCACCGGCGCTCGGGCGCTGCCGATCTACCAGTCCTCGGCGTTCGTCTTCGACGACACGGAGGATGCGGCCGCCCGCTTCGCGCTGCAGAAGTACGGCAACATCTACAGCCGCCTGGCGAACCCGACGACGGCGTCGTTCGAGGAGCGCATCGCGTCGCTCGAGCAGGGCCTCGGCGCCGTCGCCACCTCCAGCGGGCTCTCGGCGCAGTTCATCACGTTCGCCTCGCTCGCGGGGGCGGGCGATCACATTGTGGCCAGCGCCAACCTCTACGGCGGCTCCATCACCCAGCTCGACGTGACGCTGCGCCGCTTCGGCGTGGAGACGACGTTCGTGGCCTCGGCGGATCCCGCCGACTACGCGGCCGCCATCACCGACCGCACCAAGGCGGTGTTCGCGGAGACCGTGGCCAACCCCTCGGGCGAGGTCGCCGACATCGAGGGGCTCGCGGCGGTCGCGCACGCCGCCGGTGTTCCGCTCGTCATCGACTCGACGGTCGCCACGCCCTACCTGTGCCGTCCGATCGAGTGGGGCGCCGACATCGTCGTGCACTCCGCCACAAAGTTCCTCGGAGGGCACGGCACCTCCCTCGGCGGCGTGGTCGTCGAGTCGGGCCGCTTCGATTGGTCGGGCGAGCGCTTCCCTCTGTTCACCGAGCCGGTGCCGAGCTACGGCGGGCTCGAGTGGTCGGGCAACTTCGGCGAGTACGCCTTCCTCACCCGCCTCCGTGCCGAGCAGCTGCGCGACATCGGCCCGGCGCTCGCGCCGCACTCGGCCTTCCTGCTCGCCCAGGGCGTCGAGACGCTGCCGTACCGCATGAAGGCGCACGTCGAGAACGCGCGTGCCGTGGCCGAGTGGCTCGACGCCGACCCGCGCGTCGAGTACGTCACCTGGGCGGGACTTCCCGGCCACATCCACCACGATCGCGCCAAGAAGTACCTGCCGGAGGGCCCCGGCGCCGTCTTCAGCTTCGGGGTCAAGGGTGGCCGCGCGGCCGGTCGCACCTTCATCGAGTCGGTCGATCTCGCCAGCCACCTCGCCAACATCGGCGACGCGAAGACGCTCGTCATACACCCCGCGTCCACGACCCACGCGCAGCTGACCGAGCAGCAGCTCATCGACGGCGGAGTGCTGCCGGGGCTCGTGCGCATCAGCGTCGGCATCGAGGACGTCGACGACATCATCTACGACCTCGACCAGGCCCTCGCCGCCGCACAGGAGGCATGA
- a CDS encoding CoA-binding protein codes for MNDVTALEETVETRLPNGLTCALPASSPLAKLLRSQRTWEGPGAKERLAILRAAKSIAIVGASANPARSSYFVGTYLLQSGDYRVYFVNPNATEILGQPAYPDLASLPEVPDIVDVFRRADDIPSVIDDALAVGAPAVWVQLGIWNEDAARYGESKGLTVVMDRCIKIEHARFHGGLHLMGFDTGQISSRRTLR; via the coding sequence ATGAACGACGTGACCGCCCTCGAGGAGACCGTCGAGACCCGCCTTCCGAACGGGCTCACGTGCGCCCTGCCCGCCAGCTCGCCCCTCGCCAAGCTGCTGCGCTCGCAGCGCACGTGGGAGGGGCCGGGTGCGAAGGAACGCCTCGCGATCCTCCGCGCCGCGAAGAGCATCGCGATCGTCGGCGCCTCCGCGAACCCGGCGCGCTCGAGCTACTTCGTCGGCACGTACCTCCTGCAGTCCGGCGACTACCGGGTGTACTTCGTCAACCCGAACGCCACCGAGATCCTCGGTCAGCCCGCCTACCCCGATCTCGCCTCGCTGCCGGAGGTGCCCGACATCGTCGACGTCTTCCGCCGCGCCGACGACATCCCCTCGGTCATCGACGACGCCCTCGCGGTCGGTGCGCCCGCCGTCTGGGTGCAGCTCGGGATCTGGAACGAGGATGCGGCCCGCTACGGCGAGAGCAAGGGCCTGACCGTCGTCATGGACCGCTGCATCAAAATCGAGCACGCGCGTTTCCACGGCGGCCTGCACCTCATGGGGTTCGACACGGGCCAGATCAGTTCCCGGCGTACGCTGCGGTGA
- a CDS encoding chloride channel protein gives MSATRLRPAVGHLTRIGAATVLAGVGTGLAVLLLVWIVHSVEHLVWGEGRGPFLDGLAAPSEFWLPLVTVSAAGVIAAVGWYLIRRFGRPVASVEQGVDGRRMPALETLVDTVLQVVSVALGASIGKEVAPRELAAMASSKVVRWFRLTPRWRRILIASAAGAGLAAVYNVPLGGAVFAVEILLGEFSIAAAVTALAVSAIATLVARPLVGDQSLYDLGSIEVNASLLVAALVIGPLMGAVATSFVAATKRLSAFRPTGWKLLVVLPLVFAAVGAVGMFFPLILGNGRALATAGFELSEPVVFLLILAVLKYVATTLSLGAGAIGGTLQPSVAIGAALGAAAAAGWALLWPGASGTGLAVVAAAAFLAANMRAPFTAIALIIEFTNTGFSLLLPIFLAVAGSLAVAGLLKRGGLAGFAPLDPGRE, from the coding sequence GTGAGCGCGACGCGGCTGCGCCCTGCCGTCGGTCACCTCACGCGGATCGGCGCGGCGACCGTCCTCGCGGGCGTCGGTACGGGGCTCGCGGTCCTGCTGCTGGTCTGGATCGTCCACTCGGTCGAGCACCTCGTCTGGGGTGAGGGCCGAGGCCCCTTCCTCGACGGTCTGGCCGCGCCATCCGAGTTCTGGCTGCCCCTGGTCACGGTCAGCGCGGCCGGCGTCATCGCGGCCGTCGGCTGGTACCTCATCCGCCGCTTCGGGCGTCCCGTCGCGAGCGTCGAGCAGGGTGTCGACGGGCGACGGATGCCGGCGCTGGAGACCCTCGTCGACACCGTGCTGCAGGTGGTCTCCGTCGCGCTGGGCGCTTCGATCGGCAAGGAGGTCGCCCCGCGCGAGCTCGCCGCGATGGCGTCGTCGAAGGTCGTCCGCTGGTTCCGCCTGACGCCGCGCTGGCGCCGGATCCTGATCGCCTCGGCGGCGGGAGCGGGTCTTGCGGCCGTCTACAACGTCCCGTTGGGCGGCGCGGTGTTCGCGGTGGAGATCCTCCTCGGCGAGTTCTCGATCGCCGCCGCCGTGACCGCGCTCGCGGTCAGCGCGATCGCGACCCTGGTCGCGCGGCCGCTCGTGGGCGACCAGTCGCTCTACGACCTCGGATCGATCGAGGTCAACGCGTCGCTGCTCGTCGCCGCCCTGGTCATCGGACCGCTGATGGGCGCCGTCGCCACCAGTTTCGTGGCGGCGACCAAACGACTGAGCGCCTTCCGGCCCACCGGCTGGAAGCTGCTCGTCGTGCTCCCGCTCGTGTTCGCCGCCGTGGGCGCCGTCGGGATGTTCTTCCCGCTCATCCTCGGCAACGGGCGCGCGCTGGCCACCGCTGGCTTCGAGCTGAGCGAGCCGGTCGTGTTCCTGCTCATCCTCGCCGTGCTGAAGTACGTCGCGACGACGCTCTCCCTCGGAGCGGGTGCCATCGGCGGAACACTTCAGCCCTCCGTCGCGATCGGTGCCGCACTGGGAGCGGCAGCGGCGGCGGGATGGGCCCTGCTCTGGCCCGGGGCGAGCGGCACGGGACTCGCCGTGGTCGCCGCGGCCGCCTTCCTCGCCGCGAACATGCGCGCGCCGTTCACCGCGATCGCCCTGATCATCGAGTTCACCAACACGGGTTTCTCTCTGCTCCTGCCGATCTTCCTCGCCGTCGCCGGTTCGCTCGCGGTCGCGGGGCTGCTCAAGCGCGGCGGTCTCGCCGGCTTCGCGCCCCTCGACCCCGGTCGCGAGTAG
- a CDS encoding TetR/AcrR family transcriptional regulator — protein MTPGSASRRGRGERAGLDRAAILDAARTLPSEQLTMQGVADALGVDRKALHHYVHGREGLLELLAEDVFLTRIAALEIPSDAPWPQACRTFAEGIRQSLVASGALVEHFRTLSRATLAAVRPAEVVLERLLDGGLDEVAAGRTLLLLTTVATGFAREEVAAAGAGGHPQVAQFRGMLRETGATDLSVLRRLDESGFDAYGDAQFAFDVDAVIAAVEVRLAE, from the coding sequence GTGACGCCAGGATCGGCCTCCCGCCGAGGACGCGGTGAACGCGCGGGGCTGGACCGCGCCGCGATCCTCGACGCGGCGCGGACGCTGCCCTCGGAGCAGCTCACGATGCAGGGCGTCGCCGACGCGCTCGGGGTCGACCGGAAGGCCCTCCATCACTACGTCCACGGGCGCGAGGGCCTGCTGGAGCTGCTGGCCGAGGACGTGTTCCTGACCCGCATCGCGGCGCTCGAGATCCCATCGGATGCTCCGTGGCCACAGGCCTGTCGCACCTTCGCCGAGGGGATACGTCAATCGCTGGTGGCCTCGGGCGCCCTCGTCGAGCACTTCCGCACCCTCTCGCGGGCGACGCTCGCCGCGGTCCGGCCCGCCGAGGTCGTGCTGGAACGGCTGCTCGACGGCGGGCTCGACGAGGTCGCCGCCGGACGCACCCTGCTGCTGTTGACGACCGTCGCCACGGGCTTCGCCCGGGAGGAGGTCGCCGCCGCGGGAGCGGGCGGGCACCCGCAGGTCGCGCAGTTCCGCGGAATGCTCCGCGAGACGGGCGCCACGGATCTCAGCGTGCTGCGCCGGCTCGACGAGAGCGGCTTCGACGCCTACGGCGATGCGCAGTTCGCCTTCGACGTCGATGCCGTCATCGCCGCCGTCGAGGTCCGCCTCGCCGAATGA